Genomic DNA from Desulfuromonas versatilis:
CGCATCTTGAATCCTTTCATCGAACTGCTAGCGGCCATGGCAGGGCTGACAGGTTTTGGAGGATTTGGGGTTGCCGTGGCAACGGAAACAGGAACTGGGGTCGACCCGCCCGTCGATGCGATGCCGGGAGAGGTAATCGCCTCGGTGCTGGGTCCGCCGGAAATTCTCGGTCTGGTTCTTCAGCGACGGCTTGAGCTCGGAGCGGGTGACGTGGCAGTCGTTGCAGAAGCTCTGCTGGTGGCAGAGGCTGCAGACTTTCTCGTCCTGGTAGGCGAGCAGCCGGTGCGAATCGGTGAAATAGGCCGTGTGATTGTAGCGCGCGAAGGGAATCGGCTCGGTTTCATGCCCGTGACAGCGCACGCAGAACACCCGCCTTTCGCCCATCTCGTAAATGGGCGGGTGTTTCTCCGGCAACCGGTAGCTATCATTCATCGACGCGCAGGAGATGATCAGCAGCGGTGCCAACAGCGCCGCCAACACTCCGG
This window encodes:
- a CDS encoding cytochrome C; this encodes MDKKLFAGVLAALLAPLLIISCASMNDSYRLPEKHPPIYEMGERRVFCVRCHGHETEPIPFARYNHTAYFTDSHRLLAYQDEKVCSLCHQQSFCNDCHVTRSELKPSLKNQTENFRRTQHRGDYLSRHRIDGRVDPSSCFRCHGNPKSSKTCQPCHGR